The Alphaproteobacteria bacterium genome includes a region encoding these proteins:
- a CDS encoding type II toxin-antitoxin system MqsA family antitoxin, producing MTFPDSLNLEVVDSDLAEALHEVLAHRRGNLELEKRTIDIEPSEIQKIRQKYLLSQKEFANLFGVSVRTLQHWEQGRRHPQGPAQMLLRVIAHNPRAVQEALHQ from the coding sequence ATGACATTCCCAGATTCATTAAACTTAGAAGTGGTGGATTCAGATTTAGCAGAAGCCCTTCACGAAGTGCTTGCTCACAGGCGTGGCAATCTTGAGCTTGAGAAGCGCACAATCGATATTGAGCCTTCGGAAATCCAAAAGATCCGCCAAAAATATTTATTATCTCAAAAAGAATTCGCCAATTTGTTTGGGGTGAGCGTGCGAACCTTGCAGCATTGGGAACAAGGACGACGTCATCCGCAAGGTCCCGCACAAATGTTATTAAGGGTTATTGCGCATAACCCAAGGGCAGTACAAGAAGCCCTTCACCAATAA
- a CDS encoding DedA family protein, with amino-acid sequence MEQFIDFVQNWGYWAVFLGSLIEGESVILTASAMASLGYLSIYKVMAVAFFGTLIADQTLYMLGRYYGDAFLNRFPRFKEPADRAFSLLHRWDSWFILSNRFIYGIRTISPFIIGAGGVSPRRFIPLNFIAAIVWTVVSCVGGYLLTGAILSNFHLIQKYFLFAIITVVALVSGFMYWRKRK; translated from the coding sequence TTGGAACAATTTATAGATTTTGTACAAAATTGGGGATATTGGGCTGTTTTTCTGGGGTCCCTGATCGAGGGGGAGTCCGTCATCTTGACAGCCAGCGCCATGGCTTCCTTGGGATATCTTTCCATTTACAAGGTGATGGCGGTGGCTTTTTTCGGCACGCTGATTGCCGATCAGACCTTGTATATGCTGGGTCGTTATTATGGGGATGCCTTTTTAAATCGATTTCCGCGTTTCAAGGAACCGGCCGACCGCGCCTTTTCTTTGCTGCACCGATGGGATTCTTGGTTTATCCTAAGCAACCGTTTTATTTATGGCATTCGAACCATTAGCCCCTTTATTATTGGTGCGGGCGGGGTTTCACCACGACGGTTTATCCCGCTCAATTTCATAGCCGCGATTGTTTGGACGGTTGTTAGCTGTGTTGGTGGGTATCTTTTGACGGGGGCGATTCTTTCCAATTTCCATCTTATTCAGAAATATTTTCTTTTTGCTATTATCACTGTTGTTGCGCTGGTCAGTGGTTTTATGTACTGGAGGAAACGGAAGTAA
- the ccsA gene encoding cytochrome c biogenesis protein CcsA codes for MGQLFLGIALLSSISNLLMTNQVWLKRSVLGVMVSVGGAFILLAQAHVTSDFSYLNVVEHSHTAQPLIYKIVGVWGNHEGSMLLWVLLLSITSFGASNTLPSAIAMPVGRILSFILLGFIVFLMIACDPFAVVAHIPTEGADLNPLLQDPSLVIHPPFLYAGYVSCAVPFALALVAMVQKSPTIDWAPLMRRWSLIAWVFLTIGLALGSYWAYYELGWGGWWFWDPVENSALMPWLACTALFHSLHVTIKTGGLGRCSLVFGIVTFGLCLLSVSFVRSGLLVSVHSFAFDPERGLLLFGLTAVIVLPALGLWIKSFSGLSQQGTVGQARFISLGMILFACGLVAIAASIVYPLIMDQLGQAVSIGPSYFHVTFLPLVIPVSVLMGMVVLGQNFTVSFEKIIPSISAGCFGCLLAYWTLSTVSVLGIVSVGASFFLIVSMALYSRKPALMLAHVGLGLAVIGAVFSSYGEKEQDITLKVGERCFFKGYSVQLESYDTIAGPNYTAMRSVLKIYDSNDKVVSLLKPETRYYWTQDVTCNETAIYTSLFSQLHATYRQGPLIEDNWGRVSFRLQHKPFINLLWCGIGLMVIGGIVAIFLMLIKTR; via the coding sequence ATGGGTCAGCTTTTCCTTGGGATTGCCCTTTTATCATCGATATCAAATTTATTGATGACGAACCAGGTGTGGCTAAAAAGAAGCGTCCTTGGGGTGATGGTGTCCGTTGGTGGGGCCTTTATCCTGTTAGCCCAAGCCCATGTCACGTCAGATTTTTCGTACCTCAATGTGGTTGAACATTCCCACACAGCACAACCCCTGATATATAAAATTGTTGGTGTTTGGGGCAACCACGAGGGATCGATGTTGTTGTGGGTTTTGTTGTTGAGCATTACTTCGTTCGGTGCATCAAACACGCTGCCATCGGCGATCGCCATGCCCGTTGGTCGCATTCTGTCCTTTATCCTGTTGGGGTTCATCGTGTTTTTGATGATTGCGTGTGATCCTTTTGCTGTTGTGGCCCATATCCCGACAGAGGGTGCTGATCTTAATCCCCTGTTGCAGGATCCATCCCTTGTCATCCACCCGCCATTTTTGTATGCAGGGTATGTTAGCTGTGCGGTTCCATTCGCGCTTGCCCTGGTTGCCATGGTGCAGAAAAGTCCCACAATCGACTGGGCCCCCTTGATGCGACGCTGGTCGTTGATTGCATGGGTGTTTTTGACAATCGGTTTGGCCCTGGGGAGTTACTGGGCATATTACGAACTGGGGTGGGGCGGATGGTGGTTCTGGGACCCTGTGGAAAACAGCGCCCTGATGCCATGGCTTGCGTGCACGGCTTTATTCCACAGCCTTCATGTTACAATAAAAACGGGTGGGCTTGGGCGATGTTCATTGGTGTTTGGCATTGTTACGTTTGGATTGTGTTTACTGTCGGTATCGTTTGTTCGATCGGGATTGTTGGTGTCTGTTCACAGTTTTGCGTTTGATCCGGAGCGGGGGTTGTTGTTATTCGGGTTGACGGCCGTGATTGTGCTGCCAGCATTGGGATTGTGGATCAAATCTTTTTCTGGGTTGTCACAGCAAGGAACTGTGGGGCAAGCCAGGTTCATCAGCCTTGGGATGATTTTGTTTGCATGCGGGTTGGTGGCGATAGCGGCGTCGATCGTCTATCCCTTGATTATGGACCAGCTGGGCCAAGCCGTTAGTATTGGGCCATCCTATTTTCATGTCACGTTTCTGCCCTTGGTCATTCCTGTTTCAGTGTTGATGGGGATGGTGGTTTTGGGGCAGAATTTCACTGTGTCCTTTGAAAAAATCATCCCCTCAATCAGTGCTGGTTGCTTTGGATGTCTTTTGGCATACTGGACCCTTTCCACTGTTTCAGTTCTTGGCATAGTATCTGTCGGGGCATCCTTTTTCTTGATTGTTAGTATGGCCCTTTATTCCCGAAAACCTGCCCTGATGTTGGCACATGTTGGCTTGGGGTTGGCAGTGATTGGGGCTGTTTTTTCAAGCTACGGAGAGAAAGAACAGGATATCACACTGAAAGTTGGGGAACGTTGTTTTTTTAAGGGGTATTCTGTTCAGCTAGAAAGTTATGACACTATCGCTGGGCCGAATTACACGGCAATGCGTTCTGTTTTAAAAATTTACGACTCAAACGATAAAGTTGTTTCGCTTTTGAAACCTGAAACAAGATACTATTGGACACAAGATGTAACGTGTAATGAAACAGCGATTTACACAAGTTTGTTCTCTCAGCTTCATGCAACCTATAGGCAAGGGCCGCTGATAGAGGATAATTGGGGTCGTGTTTCTTTTCGGTTGCAGCATAAACCATTTATTAATCTGCTATGGTGTGGAATAGGGTTAATGGTTATTGGTGGTATTGTTGCTATTTTTTTGATGTTAATTAAAACAAGGTAG